Proteins encoded together in one Altererythrobacter epoxidivorans window:
- a CDS encoding MipA/OmpV family protein, whose product MKYLFSGAAASLAMLAAMPAVAQDQDAVETAADAAEQQGFAPDTVYDDNWISIGFGVALGPSYDGSDDYVLSPAPLVQGKVAGVGISPRPAGLALDFIPDRSDGPNIAFGPSVRLRNDRADQIKDEVVKLAGKLDRAVELGVATGISFPKVLNPYDSLSLNLDARWDVAGAHDGMVIEPGVTYFTPLSRGTAASLSIGAEFVDDNYADYYYSVSPQQNLDSGLPEFSAKGGLNSVGTNLLLAFDLDGDLQNGGLAIVAVGGYSRLVGDAKDTPYTSIRGSADQFFGALGIGYTF is encoded by the coding sequence GTGAAATATCTTTTCAGCGGCGCTGCCGCTTCGCTCGCCATGCTCGCCGCCATGCCGGCCGTGGCCCAGGACCAGGACGCTGTCGAGACGGCTGCAGACGCGGCCGAGCAGCAAGGCTTCGCGCCCGACACCGTCTATGACGACAACTGGATCAGCATCGGTTTCGGTGTCGCGCTGGGCCCGAGTTATGATGGATCGGACGATTACGTGCTGTCGCCTGCGCCGCTGGTGCAGGGCAAGGTGGCCGGTGTCGGTATCAGCCCGCGTCCGGCCGGCCTCGCGCTCGATTTCATCCCCGACCGGAGCGACGGACCCAACATCGCCTTCGGCCCGTCGGTCCGCTTGCGCAACGACCGGGCCGACCAGATCAAGGATGAGGTAGTGAAGCTGGCGGGCAAGCTCGACCGCGCAGTGGAGCTCGGCGTCGCCACCGGCATCAGCTTCCCCAAGGTGCTCAACCCCTATGACAGCCTGTCGCTCAATCTCGATGCGCGATGGGACGTCGCTGGCGCGCATGACGGTATGGTGATCGAACCGGGTGTGACCTATTTCACCCCGCTCAGCCGCGGCACTGCCGCATCGCTTTCGATCGGGGCCGAATTCGTCGACGATAACTACGCGGATTACTACTATTCGGTCAGTCCACAGCAGAACCTCGATAGCGGCCTGCCCGAATTTTCGGCGAAAGGCGGGCTCAACAGCGTCGGGACCAATCTGCTGCTTGCCTTCGATCTCGACGGAGATTTGCAGAACGGCGGGCTCGCGATCGTTGCAGTCGGCGGATATTCGCGGCTGGTGGGCGATGCAAAGGATACGCCCTACACCAGCATTCGCGGTAGCGCCGACCAGTTTTTCGGCGCGCTCGGCATAGGATACACCTTCTGA
- a CDS encoding transcriptional regulator: protein MSAKLDNVLHAPARLQIAAILSRANEAEFATIKDIVDVSDSVLSKHLSALSDAGYIKLKKAARDGRQRTWASLTSSGRKAFAAHMRALKDLMDSAEQAVSAE, encoded by the coding sequence ATGAGCGCCAAGCTGGACAATGTGCTGCATGCGCCTGCGCGCCTGCAGATCGCGGCGATCCTGAGCCGCGCCAACGAGGCCGAGTTTGCGACGATCAAGGACATCGTCGACGTGAGCGATTCCGTCCTGTCCAAGCACCTGTCCGCTCTCAGTGACGCTGGATACATCAAGCTGAAGAAGGCTGCACGGGACGGCAGGCAACGGACATGGGCGTCGCTTACATCGTCGGGACGCAAGGCATTCGCTGCGCACATGCGCGCTCTCAAGGACCTCATGGATAGCGCGGAACAGGCAGTCTCGGCTGAGTAG
- a CDS encoding DUF885 domain-containing protein: MKIFRSAILASSALSLAACATTPMADTPVASVPELSPAERAAAQHDALFAVFESADEAELALSPLGAMSRGDLSQADRIGDYYTDELTAASKALAEKNLAALGEIDRSALSETDRLAYDVFEFSQREALKSFAPDILAVSEVRPMNHFFGLHTYYPTIESGQGLAPFKTVKDYENAIGRHADYARIIDRAIGRFREGMDSGVLETKMTVSNMIEQLDTQLAIKVEESPFWTPITEMPEDISDADKARLTEEYRTSLQQVYRANRRLRDFLKDDYLPVARDSYGLTQMKGGAALYDRLIEESTTLPLSADYLHNLGLSEVARIRGEMEGVKEKMGFEGTLNEFFDYVRKDPKFWPASREALTEEYYRIGREVDKDIGDLFSLLPKTPLEIRPYEPFREKFEAGGSYSQGAPDGSRPGIFYFNAYDLPSRPITQNVTLYLHEGAPGHHFQISLAQENEALPSFMRFGGNTAYVEGWALYAETLGYEMGLFEDPIAHYGTLDDEMLRAIRLVVDTGIHSKGWSRQQAIDYMLANSSKGVTDATAEIERYIAIPGQALAYKVGALKIQELRTRAESKLGDDFDIKEFHAQVLDTGSLPLSILEQKIDRWIAAKKAS; this comes from the coding sequence ATGAAAATTTTCCGCTCCGCGATTCTTGCATCGAGTGCGCTCTCACTCGCCGCCTGTGCCACCACTCCGATGGCAGATACGCCGGTTGCCAGTGTGCCCGAGCTGAGTCCGGCCGAGCGTGCGGCGGCGCAGCACGATGCCCTGTTCGCGGTGTTCGAGAGCGCGGACGAGGCAGAGCTTGCCCTCAGCCCGCTCGGTGCGATGTCGCGCGGCGATCTCAGCCAGGCGGACCGGATCGGCGATTACTATACCGACGAACTGACGGCGGCGTCGAAGGCGCTTGCCGAGAAGAACCTCGCGGCGCTGGGCGAGATCGACCGCTCTGCGCTGAGCGAGACCGACCGGCTGGCCTATGACGTTTTCGAGTTCTCGCAGCGAGAGGCGCTGAAGAGCTTCGCGCCTGACATCCTCGCCGTCAGCGAGGTGCGTCCGATGAACCACTTCTTCGGCCTCCATACCTATTACCCGACCATCGAAAGCGGACAGGGTCTGGCACCGTTCAAGACAGTTAAGGATTACGAGAACGCTATCGGTCGCCACGCCGACTATGCGCGCATCATCGACCGCGCGATTGGGCGTTTCCGCGAAGGCATGGATAGCGGCGTGCTCGAAACCAAGATGACCGTTTCCAACATGATCGAACAGCTCGACACGCAGCTCGCGATCAAGGTCGAGGAATCGCCTTTCTGGACGCCAATCACGGAAATGCCGGAAGATATTTCCGATGCAGACAAGGCGCGGTTGACCGAAGAATACCGCACTTCGTTGCAGCAGGTTTACCGCGCCAATCGCCGCCTGCGCGACTTCCTGAAGGACGATTACCTGCCGGTCGCGCGCGACAGTTACGGCCTCACCCAGATGAAGGGAGGCGCTGCCCTCTACGATCGCCTGATCGAGGAATCGACGACCCTGCCGCTGAGCGCGGATTACCTGCACAATCTCGGCCTGTCGGAAGTCGCCCGCATCCGCGGCGAGATGGAAGGCGTGAAGGAGAAGATGGGCTTCGAAGGGACGCTCAACGAGTTCTTCGACTATGTCCGCAAGGACCCCAAGTTCTGGCCCGCAAGCCGCGAGGCGCTGACCGAGGAATATTACCGTATCGGGCGCGAGGTCGACAAGGATATCGGCGATCTCTTCTCGCTGCTGCCCAAGACGCCGCTCGAAATCCGCCCCTACGAACCCTTCCGCGAGAAGTTCGAGGCTGGCGGTTCCTATAGCCAGGGCGCGCCCGACGGTTCGCGACCCGGCATCTTCTACTTCAATGCCTACGACCTGCCGAGCCGGCCGATCACGCAGAACGTGACGCTGTACCTGCACGAAGGGGCACCGGGCCATCACTTCCAGATCAGCCTGGCGCAGGAAAACGAGGCGCTGCCGTCCTTCATGCGCTTTGGCGGCAACACCGCCTATGTCGAAGGCTGGGCGCTCTATGCCGAAACGCTGGGATACGAGATGGGCCTGTTCGAGGATCCTATCGCCCATTACGGCACGCTCGACGACGAGATGCTGCGCGCTATCCGCCTGGTCGTCGATACCGGGATCCATTCCAAGGGCTGGTCGCGCCAGCAGGCGATCGATTACATGCTCGCCAATTCGTCCAAGGGCGTGACCGACGCGACCGCAGAGATCGAACGCTATATCGCCATCCCCGGTCAGGCGCTGGCTTACAAGGTCGGGGCGCTCAAGATCCAGGAATTGCGCACGCGTGCCGAAAGCAAACTTGGCGACGATTTCGACATCAAGGAATTCCACGCCCAGGTGCTCGATACAGGATCGCTGCCACTGTCGATCCTCGAGCAGAAGATCGACCGCTGGATCGCGGCCAAGAAGGCAAGCTAA
- a CDS encoding hotdog fold thioesterase encodes MSEKSIWWGGERPSIEDLNTFSDVGLQGHVGIEFTEVGDDWIKARMPVDQRTHQPFGRLHGGASVVLAETIGSVAATHCVDRSTSAAVGLEINANHCRPAFDGYVIATATPFNIGRTTQIWSIRIEDEAGKLVCISRFTAAVIPTDRGRKQG; translated from the coding sequence ATGAGCGAAAAGAGCATCTGGTGGGGCGGCGAACGCCCTTCGATCGAAGACCTGAACACCTTCAGCGATGTCGGCCTGCAAGGCCATGTCGGGATCGAGTTCACCGAGGTTGGTGACGACTGGATAAAGGCGCGCATGCCGGTCGACCAGCGGACGCACCAACCGTTCGGCCGCCTGCATGGCGGTGCGTCGGTAGTGCTTGCCGAAACCATCGGATCGGTTGCGGCCACCCATTGCGTCGACCGTTCGACATCGGCTGCGGTCGGCCTCGAAATCAACGCCAACCATTGCCGCCCCGCCTTCGATGGTTATGTGATCGCGACGGCTACGCCCTTCAATATCGGTCGCACGACGCAGATCTGGTCGATCCGCATCGAGGACGAAGCGGGCAAGCTGGTCTGCATTTCGCGCTTCACCGCGGCCGTCATCCCGACCGACAGGGGCCGCAAGCAGGGCTGA
- a CDS encoding NAD(P)H-dependent flavin oxidoreductase: MAFRMTEMVGCEFPLFAFSHCRDVVAAASRAGGFGVLGAVSYTPEQLEQELRWIDDHVDGKPYGVDVLIPEVQAVDKKISADDIIAMIPSQYRDFTRQILREAGMAEDIADPQGGSQSPNTSLGQELLEVSFNHPVRLIANALGTAPPEMIAAGKKHGIPVAALVGAKEHAMKQIDAGVDIIVAQGGEGGGHCGEVSTIVLIPEVLQAIEEAGSDIPVLAAGGIMNGRQMAGMMAMGAAGAWCGSVWLASPEAETTEVFREKMVAATSRDTIRSKYRTGKYSRQLRSAWHAMWEDAGLAALPMPLMSLLSEPVLRALDKASVNGNPKAQELSSYWVGQGVGLVREIRGTGAIVQDFKEEFAAGFETLAANFD, encoded by the coding sequence ATGGCATTTCGAATGACCGAAATGGTGGGCTGCGAATTCCCGCTGTTTGCATTTTCCCATTGCCGCGACGTGGTGGCGGCGGCGAGCCGCGCCGGTGGCTTCGGCGTGCTGGGGGCGGTCAGCTACACCCCCGAACAGCTCGAACAGGAACTGCGCTGGATCGACGATCACGTCGATGGCAAACCCTATGGCGTCGACGTCCTGATCCCCGAGGTGCAGGCGGTCGACAAGAAGATCAGCGCGGATGACATCATCGCCATGATCCCTTCGCAGTATCGCGACTTCACGCGCCAGATCCTGCGCGAGGCAGGGATGGCCGAAGACATCGCCGATCCGCAGGGCGGCTCGCAAAGCCCCAATACCTCGCTCGGTCAGGAACTGCTCGAAGTCAGCTTCAACCACCCTGTCCGCCTGATCGCCAATGCGCTGGGCACGGCACCGCCCGAAATGATCGCGGCGGGCAAGAAACACGGCATTCCCGTCGCCGCACTGGTCGGTGCGAAAGAACACGCGATGAAGCAGATCGATGCAGGCGTGGACATTATCGTCGCACAGGGCGGCGAAGGTGGCGGCCATTGCGGCGAAGTTTCGACCATCGTCCTGATCCCCGAAGTGCTGCAGGCGATCGAGGAAGCCGGTTCGGACATTCCCGTGCTTGCCGCAGGGGGCATCATGAACGGCCGGCAGATGGCCGGCATGATGGCGATGGGCGCGGCAGGTGCATGGTGCGGCAGCGTCTGGCTTGCCTCGCCAGAGGCGGAAACGACGGAGGTTTTCCGCGAGAAGATGGTTGCAGCGACCAGCAGGGACACGATCCGCAGCAAGTATCGCACCGGAAAGTACAGTCGCCAGCTTCGTTCAGCCTGGCACGCGATGTGGGAAGATGCGGGCCTTGCAGCCCTGCCCATGCCGCTGATGAGCCTGCTGTCGGAGCCCGTCCTGCGCGCGCTCGACAAGGCTTCCGTCAATGGCAATCCCAAGGCGCAGGAGCTCAGCTCGTACTGGGTCGGGCAAGGCGTCGGGCTGGTGCGCGAAATACGCGGCACCGGCGCGATCGTGCAGGATTTCAAGGAAGAATTCGCGGCAGGCTTCGAAACGCTTGCCGCCAATTTCGACTGA
- a CDS encoding flavin-containing monooxygenase has protein sequence MNAPEKSISPSQSQHVDVVIVGAGISGIGSAYHLQDQCPWASYAILEMKDTFGGTWETHKYPGVRSDSDLYTFGYRFKPWVGAPIASAEEILKYMGEVIEENGIGENIRYGHRIEKCSFSRETNLWTIEAERLSDGSTQVFTCNFLWMCQGYYDHEVPYIPPEWKGKGLDSFEGDFVHAQLWDPDYDYEAKRVLVIGSGATAATVVPAFAEKAAHVTMLQRSPTYFFCSENKNELADRLREVGVDEPTVHRVVRQQIMYDQNMLTQRCIDEPDTVFEELKELVRAFTGKPDFQFEPHFTPKYRPWQQRLAFCPEGDVFRAAVDGKLTVVTDTIDSFTAKGVRTASGEEIEADLIVACTGFQLKVMGDIPFFVDGAQVNWNDTVTYRGMMFTGVPNMAWVFGYFRASWTLRVDMMGDFVCDLLNHMKDKDAASVEVALRPEDKDMALLPWIESDNFNPGYLMRGLDRMPKRGDKPEWRHNQDYWLEREQIPAIDLDGAEFVYGGEGGKVRTGGDMAEAV, from the coding sequence ATGAATGCTCCGGAAAAATCCATTTCGCCCAGCCAGAGCCAGCATGTCGACGTCGTGATCGTCGGCGCAGGCATATCCGGCATCGGATCCGCCTATCACCTGCAGGACCAGTGCCCGTGGGCGAGCTATGCCATCCTCGAAATGAAGGATACCTTCGGCGGGACCTGGGAAACGCACAAATATCCCGGCGTCCGCTCGGATAGCGACCTCTATACATTCGGCTATCGTTTCAAGCCGTGGGTGGGCGCGCCGATCGCCAGTGCCGAGGAAATCCTCAAGTACATGGGCGAGGTGATCGAGGAAAACGGGATTGGCGAGAACATCCGTTACGGTCACCGGATCGAGAAATGCTCTTTCTCGCGCGAGACCAATCTCTGGACGATCGAGGCAGAGCGGCTTTCCGACGGATCGACGCAGGTCTTTACCTGCAACTTCCTGTGGATGTGTCAGGGCTATTACGACCACGAAGTTCCCTACATTCCGCCGGAATGGAAGGGGAAGGGGCTCGACAGCTTCGAAGGCGACTTCGTCCACGCGCAGCTGTGGGATCCGGATTACGATTACGAGGCCAAGCGCGTCCTGGTGATCGGTTCGGGTGCAACGGCGGCGACTGTCGTTCCAGCGTTTGCCGAAAAGGCAGCACACGTCACCATGCTGCAGCGGTCCCCGACCTATTTCTTCTGCAGCGAGAACAAGAACGAGCTGGCCGACAGGCTGCGCGAAGTCGGCGTCGACGAGCCGACCGTACACCGCGTGGTGCGCCAGCAGATCATGTACGACCAGAACATGCTGACGCAGCGCTGCATCGACGAACCCGACACGGTGTTCGAAGAGCTGAAGGAACTCGTCCGCGCCTTTACCGGCAAGCCGGACTTCCAGTTCGAACCGCATTTCACGCCGAAGTACCGTCCGTGGCAGCAGCGGCTCGCCTTCTGTCCCGAAGGTGACGTTTTCCGCGCGGCGGTCGATGGCAAGCTGACGGTAGTGACCGATACTATCGACAGCTTCACCGCCAAGGGCGTCCGCACCGCCTCGGGCGAGGAGATAGAAGCCGACCTGATCGTTGCCTGTACCGGTTTCCAGCTGAAGGTGATGGGCGACATCCCATTCTTCGTCGATGGCGCGCAGGTGAACTGGAACGACACGGTCACCTATCGCGGGATGATGTTCACGGGCGTGCCCAACATGGCCTGGGTGTTCGGATATTTCCGCGCCAGCTGGACCCTGCGCGTCGACATGATGGGCGATTTCGTCTGCGACCTGCTCAATCACATGAAGGACAAGGATGCGGCCAGCGTCGAAGTCGCGCTGCGACCCGAGGACAAGGACATGGCACTATTGCCGTGGATCGAATCCGACAACTTCAATCCGGGCTACCTGATGCGCGGGCTCGACCGCATGCCGAAGCGTGGGGACAAGCCCGAGTGGCGCCACAACCAGGATTACTGGCTCGAACGCGAACAGATACCGGCGATCGACCTCGACGGGGCCGAGTTCGTCTATGGCGGTGAAGGCGGGAAAGTGCGCACCGGCGGCGACATGGCCGAAGCCGTATAG
- a CDS encoding TetR/AcrR family transcriptional regulator: MVQARSRTTRDRVLEAATDLVIEAGHQNVSMKDLVERSGVSNGSIFHHFGSKDGVVEAIFVRERKDYLGHVGASILAHDGDPCDAMGEGAKAAIDHQARDPQRHFRLISQFSHSEWLSRNSGLWAELAVEIEKPVMVWAMPHLAEGRLPMLPPATIQSLMLGPAELVCHQWRAGRIGGKLEDQGPIVRDFVSGGLKTLRDLQATAN, from the coding sequence ATGGTTCAGGCACGAAGCAGGACGACACGCGACAGGGTGCTGGAAGCCGCCACCGATCTGGTGATCGAGGCGGGGCACCAGAACGTGTCGATGAAGGACCTGGTCGAGCGGTCGGGCGTGTCGAACGGCAGCATCTTCCACCATTTCGGGTCGAAAGACGGAGTAGTGGAGGCGATCTTCGTTCGAGAGCGTAAGGATTACCTCGGCCATGTTGGCGCGAGCATCCTGGCGCATGATGGCGATCCCTGCGACGCGATGGGAGAAGGGGCGAAGGCTGCGATCGACCACCAGGCGCGCGATCCGCAGCGCCATTTCCGCCTCATCAGCCAATTCTCGCATTCCGAATGGCTGTCACGGAACAGCGGACTATGGGCCGAACTTGCCGTCGAGATCGAAAAGCCGGTCATGGTCTGGGCAATGCCGCACCTCGCCGAAGGACGGCTGCCCATGCTCCCGCCCGCGACAATCCAGTCGCTGATGCTCGGTCCCGCCGAACTCGTTTGCCATCAATGGCGGGCAGGGAGGATCGGCGGCAAGCTGGAGGATCAGGGGCCGATCGTCCGAGACTTCGTGTCGGGAGGTTTGAAGACCCTCCGCGATCTCCAGGCTACGGCGAATTAG
- a CDS encoding flavin-containing monooxygenase — protein sequence MGEHAAQVVDKQALRAKYAEERDKRLRADGSAQYRRLETEFSDLATDPYTPRVEREPVTDHVTFAFIGGGFAGLVVGARLKDAGIDDVRILEKGGDFGGTWYWNRYPGAQCDTASMIYMPLLEETGHMPTEKYAHAPEIREHCSRIGKQYGLYDNALFHTQVSDLEWDDARKVWIVRTDRGDEFTAKYVGMGTGPLHVAKLPGLPGIENFKGKAFHTSRWDYAYTGGNPEGAPLSKLADKRVAIIGTGATAVQCVPHLARDAKELLVFQRTPSSVDVRNNKPLEREWFDGVAEPGWQKKWQENFVGNLAGGFAAEDLVQDGWTDLGHRIRKEIMNLPPEERTPANVMAAYEDADNQKMSEIRARAEAIVGGEAGKKLQAWYRQLCKRPCFHDEYLQAYNEPGCRLVDTDGKGVERITEKGVVANGVEYEVDCIIYASGFEVGTEYASRAGFQVTGRDGETLSQHWDGGMKTLHGLHMHGFPNAFMVQPTQAANMIANVPHNIVDHADTIAAVVSEAERRGAQTVEASAEAEKAWVDLLLTGLGARLGDTGCTPGYYNNEGEGFGEAAKYSVGHPAGAMGYFNHIDAWRKSGEYKGLEFA from the coding sequence ATGGGAGAGCATGCCGCTCAGGTTGTCGACAAACAGGCGCTCCGCGCGAAATATGCGGAAGAGCGTGACAAGAGGCTGCGTGCCGACGGGTCGGCGCAATATCGCCGGCTGGAAACGGAGTTTTCCGATCTCGCTACCGATCCCTATACCCCACGGGTCGAACGCGAGCCGGTCACCGATCACGTAACCTTCGCCTTCATCGGCGGCGGATTTGCAGGGCTGGTCGTGGGCGCGCGGCTGAAGGACGCAGGCATCGACGATGTCCGCATCCTCGAAAAAGGCGGCGACTTCGGCGGCACCTGGTACTGGAACCGCTACCCCGGCGCGCAGTGCGACACCGCCAGCATGATCTACATGCCGCTGCTCGAGGAAACCGGGCACATGCCGACCGAAAAGTACGCCCATGCGCCGGAAATCCGCGAGCATTGTTCGCGCATCGGCAAGCAGTACGGCCTTTACGACAACGCGCTGTTCCACACGCAGGTGAGCGACCTTGAATGGGACGACGCGCGCAAGGTCTGGATCGTGCGGACCGACCGCGGCGACGAATTCACCGCCAAATATGTCGGCATGGGCACAGGGCCGCTGCATGTCGCGAAGCTGCCCGGGCTGCCGGGTATCGAGAATTTCAAGGGCAAGGCGTTTCACACCAGCCGCTGGGATTATGCCTATACCGGCGGCAATCCCGAAGGCGCGCCTTTAAGCAAGCTGGCGGACAAGCGGGTCGCAATCATCGGTACCGGCGCGACGGCCGTTCAGTGCGTCCCGCATCTGGCCCGCGATGCAAAGGAATTGCTGGTGTTCCAGCGCACCCCGTCATCGGTCGATGTGCGCAATAACAAGCCGCTCGAACGCGAATGGTTTGATGGCGTGGCCGAACCGGGCTGGCAGAAGAAATGGCAGGAAAACTTCGTCGGCAATCTTGCAGGCGGATTTGCCGCAGAGGACCTGGTCCAGGACGGCTGGACCGACCTTGGCCACCGTATCCGCAAGGAAATCATGAACCTGCCGCCCGAAGAACGGACTCCGGCCAATGTCATGGCAGCTTACGAGGATGCCGATAACCAGAAGATGTCGGAAATCCGCGCGCGCGCTGAGGCCATCGTCGGCGGCGAAGCGGGCAAGAAACTGCAGGCATGGTATCGCCAGCTGTGCAAGCGCCCGTGCTTCCACGACGAATACCTGCAGGCGTACAACGAGCCCGGCTGCCGCCTGGTCGATACCGACGGCAAGGGCGTGGAGCGGATCACCGAAAAAGGCGTGGTCGCCAACGGCGTCGAATACGAGGTCGACTGCATCATCTACGCCTCGGGCTTCGAAGTGGGGACAGAATATGCCTCGCGCGCGGGTTTCCAGGTCACCGGACGGGACGGAGAAACCCTGTCCCAGCACTGGGACGGCGGGATGAAGACGCTGCACGGGTTGCACATGCACGGCTTCCCCAACGCCTTCATGGTCCAGCCGACACAGGCGGCGAACATGATTGCCAACGTACCGCACAATATCGTCGATCATGCCGATACGATCGCGGCGGTCGTTTCCGAGGCTGAGCGCCGCGGCGCACAGACGGTGGAAGCGAGCGCAGAGGCGGAGAAGGCGTGGGTGGACCTGCTGCTGACCGGCCTTGGCGCCCGACTGGGCGATACCGGGTGCACGCCCGGATATTACAACAACGAGGGCGAAGGCTTCGGCGAGGCTGCGAAATACTCGGTCGGCCATCCGGCAGGCGCAATGGGTTACTTCAACCACATCGACGCATGGCGAAAATCGGGCGAGTATAAGGGGCTCGAGTTCGCCTAG
- a CDS encoding SOS response-associated peptidase family protein → MTQLFRLDCSAADVARRFGARQGEDPWCGGYVAPLSFAPVITAGREFIAGPRPSGGRLQPRITPRLWGVLPPPNSDDPTRRISTVRNVDSPFWIGNLRNSEFRCLVPATAFMAWGDGTDYEGRRLRHWFAPEGQQVFAMAAVWKDEEVPAFALLTRQATGAPRAAGCKVEPVSLPDDERARQDWLHGNWNAARAVVERTPTVLRELDPPLS, encoded by the coding sequence GTGACACAGCTCTTTCGCCTCGATTGCAGCGCCGCAGATGTTGCCCGGCGCTTCGGTGCGCGGCAGGGCGAGGATCCGTGGTGCGGCGGCTATGTCGCGCCGCTCAGTTTCGCGCCTGTCATCACGGCAGGGCGCGAGTTCATCGCCGGACCGCGACCATCGGGCGGCAGGCTGCAGCCGAGAATAACCCCGCGGCTGTGGGGCGTTTTGCCCCCGCCCAATTCGGACGACCCGACGCGGCGGATCTCGACCGTTCGAAACGTGGACAGCCCTTTCTGGATCGGGAACCTCAGGAACAGCGAATTCCGCTGCCTTGTTCCTGCGACCGCCTTCATGGCGTGGGGGGACGGCACCGATTACGAGGGGCGTCGGCTGAGACACTGGTTCGCGCCCGAAGGCCAGCAAGTCTTCGCCATGGCAGCGGTGTGGAAGGACGAGGAAGTGCCCGCCTTTGCCCTGCTCACCCGGCAAGCCACGGGAGCGCCGCGAGCCGCAGGCTGCAAGGTCGAGCCGGTGAGCCTGCCAGACGACGAACGCGCCCGGCAGGACTGGTTGCACGGAAACTGGAACGCGGCACGCGCAGTCGTCGAGCGCACGCCGACCGTCCTGAGAGAACTGGACCCGCCCCTTTCCTGA